Proteins encoded together in one Gammaproteobacteria bacterium window:
- a CDS encoding NADH:ubiquinone reductase (Na(+)-transporting) subunit D produces MASETTSLVTEPVFDNNPIILQVLGICSALAVTSKMETAFIMSLSLTAVTACSSLFISMVRNVIPGSIRIIVQMTIIASLVIVVDQLLRAYAYDVSKQLSVFVGLIITNCIVLGRAEAFAMKNKPVASFMDGVGNGLGYSFILMSVAVVRELFGSGKLFGIEILPLVTDGGWYIPNGLLLLPPSAFFIIGMLIWGVRTWKPAQAEKPDYQIHVVHRTESV; encoded by the coding sequence ATGGCGAGCGAAACCACAAGCCTGGTCACCGAACCGGTCTTCGACAACAACCCGATCATCCTTCAGGTGCTGGGCATCTGTTCGGCGCTGGCGGTGACCTCGAAGATGGAAACGGCCTTCATCATGTCGCTGTCGCTGACGGCGGTGACGGCCTGTTCGAGCCTGTTCATCAGCATGGTGCGCAACGTGATTCCGGGCTCGATCCGCATCATCGTGCAGATGACGATCATCGCCTCACTGGTGATCGTGGTCGATCAGCTGCTGCGCGCCTACGCCTATGACGTGTCCAAGCAGCTGTCGGTGTTCGTCGGCCTGATCATCACCAACTGCATCGTGCTCGGCCGCGCCGAAGCCTTCGCCATGAAGAACAAGCCGGTGGCCTCGTTCATGGACGGCGTCGGCAACGGTCTGGGTTACAGCTTCATCCTCATGAGCGTCGCCGTGGTCCGCGAATTGTTCGGCAGCGGCAAGCTGTTCGGCATCGAGATTCTGCCGCTGGTGACCGATGGCGGCTGGTACATCCCGAACGGTCTGTTGCTGTTGCCGCCGTCCGCGTTCTTCATCATCGGCATGCTGATCTGGGGCGTGCGCACCTGGAAGCCGGCGCAGGCCGAGAAGCCGGACTACCAGATTCACGTCGTCCACCGCACCGAATCGGTTTAA
- the nqrE gene encoding NADH:ubiquinone reductase (Na(+)-transporting) subunit E — translation MELVNLAIRSVFVENLALSFFLGMCTFLAISKKIETAFGLGVAVVAVQTLTVPANNLVYQYFLKDGALAWAGMPDVDLSFLGLISYIGIIAAIVQVLEMFLDKYVPALYNALGIFLPLITVNCAILGGTLFMVERDYDLAEATVYGFSSGLSWALAIVVLAGVREKLKYSDVPDGLQGLGVTFVTAGLMALGFMAFSGIQL, via the coding sequence ATGGAACTGGTCAATCTCGCGATCCGTTCGGTTTTCGTTGAAAACCTCGCGTTGTCGTTCTTTCTGGGCATGTGCACTTTCCTGGCGATCTCCAAGAAGATCGAGACCGCCTTCGGGCTCGGTGTCGCCGTGGTCGCCGTGCAGACCCTGACGGTGCCGGCCAACAATCTCGTCTACCAGTACTTCCTCAAGGACGGCGCGCTGGCCTGGGCCGGCATGCCGGACGTGGACCTGTCGTTCCTGGGCCTGATCTCGTACATCGGCATCATCGCCGCGATCGTGCAGGTCCTGGAAATGTTCCTCGACAAGTACGTGCCGGCGCTCTACAACGCCCTCGGCATCTTCCTGCCGCTGATCACCGTGAACTGCGCGATCCTCGGCGGCACGCTGTTCATGGTCGAGCGCGACTACGATCTGGCCGAGGCCACCGTGTACGGTTTCTCCTCCGGGCTGTCCTGGGCGCTGGCGATCGTGGTGCTGGCCGGCGTGCGCGAAAAGCTCAAGTATTCGGACGTGCCGGACGGCCTGCAGGGTCTCGGTGTGACCTTCGTCACCGCCGGTCTGATGGCGCTCGGGTTCATGGCGTTCTCGGGCATCCAGCTCTAG